A window of Phycodurus eques isolate BA_2022a chromosome 5, UOR_Pequ_1.1, whole genome shotgun sequence contains these coding sequences:
- the cracr2aa gene encoding EF-hand calcium-binding domain-containing protein 4B isoform X2, which translates to MAALIVPSALADTNAGSRKAQRGHGSSREPLKCESEHVGQNTVLEKTREFFQVCDIERKGFITQRDMQRLLGELPLTADELEKVFDTLDSDSNGFLTLDEFSTGFSEFLYGRNISLKEGMGDNRPCTKPPEVLYHSRWDESLPTSEDEEEKHFSMLMESLGANNVFEEKAATHDDEIHRLYEEMEQQIKNEREQLVLQDYKRFVSRSQDLERQLIIKEKELEQLFLKQRRLEDQCQELHSEQHVTKVENVKLKKTNDELVKDLDHTSQELLLAQEQLSLLHEQSTQLNEEKEMEIYRLTEGLQRERASLLKQLDLMREVNKHLRDEKDIFFQKPKNCKNTGLQPRPLYNTGTHTYFPKSEEEEADVRQNPAHVSSNSCGSEVTRAYLQRIISIEEDHLPHLLQNGSQTQIPLQPFNEGEEASAHEENIDLLMSDIYPAQPQLSEEAREISPGPMSPRGQPVGKETSINEESSPSLPDCLFKIVLVGNSSVGKTSLLRRFCDDCFNPDTSATVGIDYSVKTIVVDKTRVALQVWDTAGQERYRSITKQFFRKADGVVVMYDITVEQSFTAVRQWLTSVKEGSGEDVTLMLLGNKTDLEIERQVHIAMGDRLAKDCQMTFFECSACSGHNVMEAMLHLARTLKEQEDREKEKTVQLVSGSLEKKKSCC; encoded by the exons ATGGCGGCGTTAATTGTCCCCTCCGCTCTCGCCGACACCAATGCCGGGTCCAGGAAAGCACAGCGAGGGCACGGAAGCAGCCGCGAGCCCCTCAAATGTGAGAGTGAGCATGTTGGTCAAAACACTGTTCTGGAGAAAACGCGTGAGTTCTTCCAGGTCTGTGACATCGAGAGAAAAGGCTTCATCACCCAACGTGACATGCAG AGGCTGCTTGGCGAGCTCCCTCTCACTGCGGACGAGTTGGAGAAAGTCTTTGACACCCTTGATTCTGACAGCAATGGATTTCTTACCCTTGATGAGTTCTCCACTGGCTTTA GTGAATTTTTGTACGGCAGGAATATTTCTTTAAAGGAAGGCATGGGGGATAACCGCCCCTGTACGAAGCCTCCAGAGGTTCTCTACCACAGCCGGTGGGACGAGAGCTTGCCAACTTcagaggatgaagaggagaagCATTTTTCCATGCTGATGGAGAGCCTTGGAGCCAACAATGTCTTTGAAGA AAAAGCAGCAACACATGATGATGAGATCCATCGCCTCTATGAGGAAATGGAGCAGCAAATAAAGAATGAAAGGGAACAGCTTGTGCTgcag GACTATAAGAGGTTTGTGTCTCGTAGTCAAGACCTTGAAAGACAGCTTATCATCAAGGAGAAAGAGTTGGAGCAGCTCTTTCTAAAGCAAAGGAGG TTGGAAGATCAGTGTCAGGAGCTTCATAGTGAGCAACATGTGACCAAAGTGGAGAACGTGAAGTTGAAGAAGACGAATGATGAACTAGTGAAGGATCTGGATCACACTAGTCAAGAGCTGCTCTTGGCACAGGAGCAGCTGAGTCTGCTCCATGAGCAGTCCACACAACTCAATGAGGAGAAGGAGAT GGAAATATACAGACTGACCGAGGGACTGCAGCGTGAGCGAGCAAGCCTTCTTAAACAATTGGACCTGATGAG ggAAGTGAATAAACATTTACGagatgaaaaagacattttctttcaG AAACCTAAAAATTGTAAGAATACAGGATTACAGCCAAGGCCCTTATATAATACTGGGACACATACTTACTTCCCAAAAAG TGAAGAGGAGGAAGCGGATGTAAGGCAGAACCCTGCCCATGTGTCAAGCAACTCTTGTGGTTCAGAGGTGACCAGAGCTTACCTACAGAGGATCATCTCGATCGAGGAGGATCACCTCCCACATTTGCTCCAAAATGGTAGCCAGACCCAAATCCCTCTTCAGCCATTTAACGAAGGCGAGGAAGCGTCAGCTCACGAAGAGAATATAGACTTGTTGATGAGCGATATTTACCCTGCTCAGCCCCAACTGTCAGAGGAAGCGAGGGAAATAAGTCCAGGTCCCATGTCTCCAAGGGGTCAACCTGTTGGCAAGGAGACCAGCATAAAT GAGGAAAGCAGTCCGTCACTGCCAGACTGCCTCTTTAAAATCGTTCTGGTGGGGAACTCCAGTGTCGGAAAGACGTCCCTCCTTCGACGCTTTTGTGATGACTGTTTCAACCCCGACACTTCCGCCACTGTTG GTATTGACTACAGTGTGAAAACAATAGTGGTGGACAAGACCCGGGTGGCGCTGCAGGTCTGGGATACAGCGGGACAGGAAAG GTATCGAAGCATCACCAAGCAATTTTTCCGCAAAGCTGACGGTGTGGTTGTGATGTACGACATAACAGTTGAGCAGAGCTTCACAGCTGTCAGACAGTGGCTGACAAGTGTGAAG GAGGGCTCAGGCGAAGACGTAACTTTAATGCTGTTGGGAAACAAAACAGACTTAGAAATTGAAAGACAAGTGCATATAGCAATGGGCGATAGGCTAGCTAAG gaCTGTCAGATGACTTTCTTTGAGTGCAGTGCATGCTCAGGTCATAATGTAATGGAGGCCATGCTTCATCTGGCTAG AACCCTGAAAGAGCAAGAGGACCGAGAAAAAGAGAAGACTGTCCAGCTGGTCAGCGGCTCTTTGGAGAAGAAGAAATCCTGCTGCTAA
- the cracr2aa gene encoding EF-hand calcium-binding domain-containing protein 4B isoform X1, with the protein MAALIVPSALADTNAGSRKAQRGHGSSREPLKCESEHVGQNTVLEKTREFFQVCDIERKGFITQRDMQRLLGELPLTADELEKVFDTLDSDSNGFLTLDEFSTGFSEFLYGRNISLKEGMGDNRPCTKPPEVLYHSRWDESLPTSEDEEEKHFSMLMESLGANNVFEDPAAVRSLWAQLRQDEPHLLSNFEDFLARVTSQIIVANQEKREMESALKRKAATHDDEIHRLYEEMEQQIKNEREQLVLQDYKRFVSRSQDLERQLIIKEKELEQLFLKQRRLEDQCQELHSEQHVTKVENVKLKKTNDELVKDLDHTSQELLLAQEQLSLLHEQSTQLNEEKEMEIYRLTEGLQRERASLLKQLDLMREVNKHLRDEKDIFFQKPKNCKNTGLQPRPLYNTGTHTYFPKSEEEEADVRQNPAHVSSNSCGSEVTRAYLQRIISIEEDHLPHLLQNGSQTQIPLQPFNEGEEASAHEENIDLLMSDIYPAQPQLSEEAREISPGPMSPRGQPVGKETSINEESSPSLPDCLFKIVLVGNSSVGKTSLLRRFCDDCFNPDTSATVGIDYSVKTIVVDKTRVALQVWDTAGQERYRSITKQFFRKADGVVVMYDITVEQSFTAVRQWLTSVKEGSGEDVTLMLLGNKTDLEIERQVHIAMGDRLAKDCQMTFFECSACSGHNVMEAMLHLARTLKEQEDREKEKTVQLVSGSLEKKKSCC; encoded by the exons ATGGCGGCGTTAATTGTCCCCTCCGCTCTCGCCGACACCAATGCCGGGTCCAGGAAAGCACAGCGAGGGCACGGAAGCAGCCGCGAGCCCCTCAAATGTGAGAGTGAGCATGTTGGTCAAAACACTGTTCTGGAGAAAACGCGTGAGTTCTTCCAGGTCTGTGACATCGAGAGAAAAGGCTTCATCACCCAACGTGACATGCAG AGGCTGCTTGGCGAGCTCCCTCTCACTGCGGACGAGTTGGAGAAAGTCTTTGACACCCTTGATTCTGACAGCAATGGATTTCTTACCCTTGATGAGTTCTCCACTGGCTTTA GTGAATTTTTGTACGGCAGGAATATTTCTTTAAAGGAAGGCATGGGGGATAACCGCCCCTGTACGAAGCCTCCAGAGGTTCTCTACCACAGCCGGTGGGACGAGAGCTTGCCAACTTcagaggatgaagaggagaagCATTTTTCCATGCTGATGGAGAGCCTTGGAGCCAACAATGTCTTTGAAGA TCCTGCGGCGGTACGCAGTTTGTGGGCCCAGCTTCGCCAAGATGAACCACATCTTTTATCCAATTTTGAGGACTTCCTGGCAAGGGTAACATCCCAGATAATTGTGGCCAACCAGGAAAAGAGAGAAATGGAGAGTGCGCTGAAACG AAAAGCAGCAACACATGATGATGAGATCCATCGCCTCTATGAGGAAATGGAGCAGCAAATAAAGAATGAAAGGGAACAGCTTGTGCTgcag GACTATAAGAGGTTTGTGTCTCGTAGTCAAGACCTTGAAAGACAGCTTATCATCAAGGAGAAAGAGTTGGAGCAGCTCTTTCTAAAGCAAAGGAGG TTGGAAGATCAGTGTCAGGAGCTTCATAGTGAGCAACATGTGACCAAAGTGGAGAACGTGAAGTTGAAGAAGACGAATGATGAACTAGTGAAGGATCTGGATCACACTAGTCAAGAGCTGCTCTTGGCACAGGAGCAGCTGAGTCTGCTCCATGAGCAGTCCACACAACTCAATGAGGAGAAGGAGAT GGAAATATACAGACTGACCGAGGGACTGCAGCGTGAGCGAGCAAGCCTTCTTAAACAATTGGACCTGATGAG ggAAGTGAATAAACATTTACGagatgaaaaagacattttctttcaG AAACCTAAAAATTGTAAGAATACAGGATTACAGCCAAGGCCCTTATATAATACTGGGACACATACTTACTTCCCAAAAAG TGAAGAGGAGGAAGCGGATGTAAGGCAGAACCCTGCCCATGTGTCAAGCAACTCTTGTGGTTCAGAGGTGACCAGAGCTTACCTACAGAGGATCATCTCGATCGAGGAGGATCACCTCCCACATTTGCTCCAAAATGGTAGCCAGACCCAAATCCCTCTTCAGCCATTTAACGAAGGCGAGGAAGCGTCAGCTCACGAAGAGAATATAGACTTGTTGATGAGCGATATTTACCCTGCTCAGCCCCAACTGTCAGAGGAAGCGAGGGAAATAAGTCCAGGTCCCATGTCTCCAAGGGGTCAACCTGTTGGCAAGGAGACCAGCATAAAT GAGGAAAGCAGTCCGTCACTGCCAGACTGCCTCTTTAAAATCGTTCTGGTGGGGAACTCCAGTGTCGGAAAGACGTCCCTCCTTCGACGCTTTTGTGATGACTGTTTCAACCCCGACACTTCCGCCACTGTTG GTATTGACTACAGTGTGAAAACAATAGTGGTGGACAAGACCCGGGTGGCGCTGCAGGTCTGGGATACAGCGGGACAGGAAAG GTATCGAAGCATCACCAAGCAATTTTTCCGCAAAGCTGACGGTGTGGTTGTGATGTACGACATAACAGTTGAGCAGAGCTTCACAGCTGTCAGACAGTGGCTGACAAGTGTGAAG GAGGGCTCAGGCGAAGACGTAACTTTAATGCTGTTGGGAAACAAAACAGACTTAGAAATTGAAAGACAAGTGCATATAGCAATGGGCGATAGGCTAGCTAAG gaCTGTCAGATGACTTTCTTTGAGTGCAGTGCATGCTCAGGTCATAATGTAATGGAGGCCATGCTTCATCTGGCTAG AACCCTGAAAGAGCAAGAGGACCGAGAAAAAGAGAAGACTGTCCAGCTGGTCAGCGGCTCTTTGGAGAAGAAGAAATCCTGCTGCTAA